Proteins encoded together in one Penaeus vannamei isolate JL-2024 chromosome 11, ASM4276789v1, whole genome shotgun sequence window:
- the LOC138863183 gene encoding uncharacterized protein, with the protein MPSWARLAAALPCLLAVLAAPAGGRILPLPTLSVPLQVAQAGQHRLGGGERLAPRQEGADGDEFFSYTYGNKLNYEYTYGDPLYDYEPESDHGFGRPTGSEGDDADDEDDDVSEEEYEAPDEEYDAPEEEHEVPGVDKEEVPLPGEEEREESPSVVERFALFWNKAQKELVKMLEVVEQLMVHANGLARRGLDYCIDKFDVLKAKATEAGQRAVQAVDKLKKLMRQGNKLARNLFTLLGGKVNEWKQDHPEVVIVDIGPGAGTKAAPDFDSETMPNFFEDPEVQAVLQELVESQVLTLEDALAIKSSNYVLEEE; encoded by the exons ATGCCGAGTTGGGCGAGACTGGCGGCGGCCCTGCCCTGCCTGCTGGCGGTGCTGGCAGCGCCGGCCGGAGGCAGGATCCTGCCCCTTCCCACGCTCTCGGTGCCGCTGCAGGTGGCCCAGGCGGGGCAGCACCGGCTGGGGGGCGGAGAGCGCCTGGCCCCCCGGCAGGAGGGCGCCGACGGGGACGAGTTCTTCAGCTACACCTACGGCAACAAGCTCAACTACGAGTACACCTACGGCGACCCGCTGTACGACTACGAGCCCGAGAGCGACCACGGCTTCGGCAG accCACTGGAAGCGAGGGCGACGATGCGGACGATGAAGACGACGACGTGTCTGAAGAAGAGTATGAGGCGCCTGACGAGGAGTACGACGCGCCCGAGGAAGAACACGAGGTACCGGGCGTGGACAAGGAGGAGGTACCTCTACCTggcgaggaggagcgagaggaatcTCCGTCCGTAGTGGAACGGTTCGCGCTGTTCTGGAATAAA GCCCAGAAGGAGCTGGTGAAGATGCTGGAGGTGGTGGAGCAGCTGATGGTGCACGCCAACGGCCTCGCTCGCAGGGGCCTAGACTACTGCATCGACAAGTTCGACGTCCTCAAG GCGAAGGCAACCGAGGCGGGTCAGAGGGCGGTCCAGGCCGTCGACAAACTCAAGAAGCTAATGAGACAAGGGAACAAGCTGGCCAGGAACCTCTTCACGCTGCTCGGGGGGAAG GTGAACGAGTGGAAGCAGGACCATCCCGAGGTGGTGATCGTCGACATCGGGCCGGGGGCGGGGACCAAGGCGGCGCCCGACTTCGATAGCGAGACCATGCCCAACTTCTTCGAG GATCCCGAAGTCCAGGCGGTGCTGCAGGAACTGGTGGAGTCGCAGGTGCTCACCCTCGAGGACGCCCTGGCCATTAAGAGCTCCAACTACGTtttggaggaggaataa